One window from the genome of Andrena cerasifolii isolate SP2316 chromosome 3, iyAndCera1_principal, whole genome shotgun sequence encodes:
- the LOC143366950 gene encoding serum response factor-binding protein 1 isoform X2: MALTIAGKDINNEIVLLRQCVRQARICTINKLVREAKRLRTNHGNEKQLEKNKHKADKLLREIFALKRIKADEISRFGIVGLENLQAMLQNSRSDDRTRAIVKVVRCNSLNARITELTEKFPGCQEYISSRSKKHSQKRKRNNRVVEFPTENLTQSVSDKDGRKIRERIGNTEDSNDGTSMGRPRRNMKIDGKYKEPSEEWPCLRLGEKKGDWKNCTNLWKISDTDNCVESDNAIKAISKEATVKRFTDILQEGNTEEIRGKRTARNSQQLSTETIGQETVRKVDDFFLNSHEVTPHLNNPISSEEREANSVPNVNNKALRVRSERGKFRSDEVVEPVNIVHSKRNDVSGNARATNALESEKLHPSWAARRKEQEIIKQGFQGKKIRFDES, from the exons ATGGCTTTAACCATAGCTGGAAAGGATATAAACAACGAG ATTGTCTTATTAAGACAGTGTGTCCGTCAGGCTCGCATTTGCACTATAAACAAACTGGTTAGAGAAGCGAAACGACTACGTACCAATCATGGTAATGAAAAACAGTTGGAGAAAAATAAGCACAAGGCGGATAAACTTCTGAGGGAGATATTCGCATTGAAACGTATTAAAGCTGATGAAATATCAAGATTTGGAATCGTTGGCTTAGAAAATCTACAAGCCATGTTACAGAATTCGCGTTCGGACGATAGAACCAGAGCTATTGTCAAAGTCGTTCGCTGTAACTCTTTAAATGCAAGGATAACGGAGTTGACGGAAAAGTTTCCGGGTTGCCAGGAATACATTTCTTCGAGGAGCAAGAAACATTcgcagaaaagaaaaagaaacaatcgCGTCGTTGAATTCCCTACAGAAAATTTGACCCAATCGGTGAGCGATAAGGATGGTAGAAAAATCAGAGAACGTATAGGAAATACGGAAGATTCCAATGATGGTACATCTATGGGTCGACCTCGACGTAATATGAAAATAGATGGGAAATATAAAGAGCCATCCGAGGAATGGCCATGTCTGCGATTAGGTGAAAAGAAAGGAGATTGGAAAAACTGTACGAATTTGTGGAAAATTTCTGATACGGATAATTGTGTGGAATCCGACAATGCTATCAAAGCTATCAGTAAAGAAGCCACGGTTAAAAGATTCACAGACATTTTGCAGGAAGGGAATACAGAGGAGATACGTGGTAAGCGTACAGCCCGTAATAGCCAACAGTTGTCGACAGAGACGATAGGTCAGGAAACTGTAAGAAAGGTAGATGACTTTTTCTTAAACTCACACGAGGTTACACCGCACTTGAATAATCCAATATCTTCTGAAGAAAGAGAAGCAAATAGCGTGCCCAATGTTAACAATAAGGCATTACGGGTAAGAAGCGAAAGAGGTAAATTTCGCAGTGATGAAGTAGTAG AGCCTGTAAATATTGTGCATTCGAAACGAAACGATGTATCGGGAAATGCAAGGGCTACCAATGCTTTAGAAAGTGAGAAACTACATCCTTCATGGGCAGCACGAAGAAAAGAACAAGAGATTATAAAACAAGGTTTTCAAGGGAAGAAGATTCGATTCGACGAGAgttga
- the Aos gene encoding protein argos isoform X1, with protein sequence MATTMCLLLTMFGQLLARGIEGSLLGLKLHEAGQDFLTEYLSSDEVKYLTELKEFQQQDTATEIDLIGKKAKHRSVYQPPRVLYQVGDSEEELPGCSDRNEVCSKVDLYGSPWVERQCRCPDGRTCPSSLDGDDGHTIVDKTRQYKLCEPVKRLPICRYFKLVGCLAKDVTWTLAPGGGPANATPTPTPTPTIQRVYCRCRPGSVPYLVRRQPHRPSEGNPRFIYAFACSPQSRLRCQHKEPCRLFTVRKRQSSQLEEVNASPLCQCPKGHRCPRRHTDPGSFPATSYSGLFQIKTYSGYCLPSQPYHFEAVYTL encoded by the exons ATGGCCACTACAATGTGTCTGTTATTGACGATGTTTGGACAGTTACTCGCACGTGGAATCGAGGGTAGCCTCCTTGGACTAAAACTCCACGAAGCCGGTCAAGATTTTCTTACCGAATATTTATCTTCTGACGAAGTCAAGTACCTAACCGAGTTAAAGGAATTCCAACAACAAGATACAGCAACCGAGATCGACTTGATCGGTAAGAAGGCGAAGCATCGATCGGTCTATCAACCTCCCAGAGTTCTCTATCAAGTCGGG GATAGCGAAGAAGAGTTGCCAGGTTGCTCGGACCGAAACGAAGTTTGCAGTAAGGTGGATTTATACGGGTCGCCGTGGGTGGAGAGACAATGTCGTTGCCCGGACGGCCGTACCTGTCCTAGCAGCTTAGACGGAGATGACGGGCACACGATAGTGGACAAAACACGGCAGTATAAGCTCTGCGAACCAGTGAAACGTCTTCCCATCTGTCGTTACTTCAAGTTAGTCGGATGTCTAGCCAA GGACGTCACGTGGACTCTAGCTCCCGGAGGGGGCCCGGCGAAtgcgacgccgacgccgacgccgacacCGACGATCCAGCGAGTTTACTGTCGATGTCGACCAGGCAGCGTACCCTACCTAGTTCGAAGACAACCTCACAGACCTTCCGAAGGAAATCCAAGATTTATTTATGCTTTCGCGTGTTCTCCGCAAAGC AGGCTACGCTGTCAGCACAAGGAACCCTGTCGACTGTTCACCGTACGAAAGAGACAAAGCTCGCAGCTCGAAGAGGTGAACGCATCACCTCTCTGCCAGTGTCCGAAAGGCCATCGGTGTCCTAGGCGACACACGGATCCGGGTTCCTTTCCGGCAACATCCTATTCCGGTCTCTTCCAGATTAAGACTTACAGTGGATATTGCCTGCCCTCGCAACCGTATCATTTCGAAGCGGTTTACACTCTATGA
- the Clpx gene encoding caseinolytic protease chaperone subunit isoform X1, which translates to MSCVRCCLINAGRIASSSHVANHVHKIARVAVTRSLTIGSTLGKAPTEPTPPGKDTSSGVSPIGGGGGGGKKNTLTCPKCGDPCTHVETFVSSTRFVKCEKCHHFFVVLSEIDSKRSLKEALRPDDTKQGFYRKPPPPPKKIFEYLNKHVVGQEYAKKVLSVAVYNHYKRIYNNLPMQNSMQGSTNAAGTQDMNHPFTHRGLKPHLLHISTIGNSLGVGFQQFPTGNEQKSTGNQSVPGSDILDSKQHQLKLEKSNILLLGPTGSGKTLLAQTIAQCLDVPFAICDCTTLTQAGYVGEDIESVIAKLLQDANYVVDRAQMGIVFLDEVDKIGAVPGIHQLRDVGGEGVQQGMLKMLEGTIVNVPERNSSRKLRGDTLQVDTTNILFVASGAYNGLDRLISRRKTEKYLGFGATPSSESPGRRAASLADVANMSPSTEKDNKEKDLMLQQVEARDLIDFGMIPEFVGRFPVLVPFHTLDKDMLVRILTEPQNAMVPQYQMLFSMDKVELTFTAEALHAIATLAMEKKTGARGLRAIMESLLLEPMFEVPGSDVMSVHVTEGCVRGQDKPQYIRRGDATEDELQAQHIHN; encoded by the exons ATGAGTTGCGTTCGATGCTGTTTAATTAACGCTGGCCGTATAGCATCTTCCAGTCACGTAGCTAATCATG TTCACAAAATTGCAAGAGTAGCAGTGACTAGGTCACTGACGATTGGTAGTACTTTGGGGAAAGCACCCACAGAACCCACCCCACCTGGCAAAGATACTAGTAGCGGAGTGTCACCTATCGGtggcggcggaggaggaggaaagaaaaataCCCTTACCTGCCCAAAGTGCGGGGATCCTTGTACACATGTAGAAACCTTTGTGT CATCAACAAGGTTCGTAAAGTGCGAAAAATGCCATCATTTCTTCGTTGTTCTGTCAGAGATAGATTCAAAGAGAAGCCTCAAAGAAGCTTTGAGGCCAGACGACACTAAACAAGGATTTTATAGAaagccaccgccgccgccgaagaag atttttgaaTATCTAAATAAACATGTGGTGGGGCAAGAGTACGCTAAAAAGGTTTTGAGTGTCGCTGTCTATAATCACTACAAACGAATTTATAATAACTTGCCAATGCAAAATTCCATGCAAGGATCTACTAACGCAGCTGGTACACAAGATATGAATCATCCCTTCACTCACAGAGGTCTAAAACCAC ATCTGTTACACATTTCGACAATTGGAAATTCACTTGGTGTTGGATTTCAACAATTCCCTACCGGAAACGAGCAGAAATCTACTGGCAACCAATCGGTTCCTGGATCCGATATTCTGGATAGTAAGCAGCATCAgttgaaattagagaaaagtaaCATTTTATTGCTTGGCCCAACTGGCAGTGGGAAGACACTACTCGCGCAGACAATAGCTCAATGCTTGGACGTGCCTTTCGCGATTTGCGACTGCACCACTTTGACGCAAGCTGGATACGTTGGCGAAGATATAGAGAGCGTTATCGCAAAGCTCCTTCAGGATGCCAATTATGTGGTGGATAGAGCGCAGATGGGTATCGTGTTCTTGGATGAGGTGGACAAAATCGGAGCCGTTCCTGGCATACATCAATTGCGCGACGTCGGCGGAGAAGGTGTCCAGCAAGGGATGCTAAAAATGTTGGAGGGTACGATCGTGAACGTGCCCGAGAGAAATAGCTCAAGGAAATTGCGCGGGGACACTTTGCAAGTCGATACTACAAATATTCTATTCGTTGCTTCCGGCGCTTACAATGGATTAGATCGATTAATATCGCGGCGTAAAACCGAGAAATACCTCGGATTTGGCGCAACACCTTCCTCCGAGAGTCCAGGAAGAAGAGCCGCGAGTCTAGCCGATGTAGCAAACATGTCGCCTTCCACGGAGAAggataataaagaaaaagacTTGATGCTGCAGCAGGTCGAAGCAAGAGACTTGATTGATTTCGGTATGATTCCTGAGTTTGTCGGCAGATTTCCCGTTCTTGTACCCTTTCACACCCTCGATAAAGATATGTTGGTCAGAATACTGACCGAACCCCAAAACGCCATGGTGCCTCAATATCAGATGCTATTTTCCATGGACAAG GTCGAATTAACGTTCACCGCAGAGGCTTTACACGCGATAGCGACACTAGCGATGGAAAAGAAAACGGGCGCGAGAGGACTCCGAGCGATCATGGAATCGTTACTCTTGGAACCTATGTTTGAAGTGCCGGGTAGCGATGTAATGTCAGTACATGTGACCGAAGGTTGCGTACGAGGACAGGATAAACCTCAGTACATCAGACGAGGCGATGCCACCGAGGACGAACTACAAGCTCAACATATACACAATTAA
- the Aos gene encoding protein argos isoform X2 produces MATTMCLLLTMFGQLLARGIEGSLLGLKLHEAGQDFLTEYLSSDEVKYLTELKEFQQQDTATEIDLIGKKAKHRSVYQPPRVLYQVGDSEEELPGCSDRNEVCSKVDLYGSPWVERQCRCPDGRTCPSSLDGDDGHTIVDKTRQYKLCEPVKRLPICRYFKDVTWTLAPGGGPANATPTPTPTPTIQRVYCRCRPGSVPYLVRRQPHRPSEGNPRFIYAFACSPQSRLRCQHKEPCRLFTVRKRQSSQLEEVNASPLCQCPKGHRCPRRHTDPGSFPATSYSGLFQIKTYSGYCLPSQPYHFEAVYTL; encoded by the exons ATGGCCACTACAATGTGTCTGTTATTGACGATGTTTGGACAGTTACTCGCACGTGGAATCGAGGGTAGCCTCCTTGGACTAAAACTCCACGAAGCCGGTCAAGATTTTCTTACCGAATATTTATCTTCTGACGAAGTCAAGTACCTAACCGAGTTAAAGGAATTCCAACAACAAGATACAGCAACCGAGATCGACTTGATCGGTAAGAAGGCGAAGCATCGATCGGTCTATCAACCTCCCAGAGTTCTCTATCAAGTCGGG GATAGCGAAGAAGAGTTGCCAGGTTGCTCGGACCGAAACGAAGTTTGCAGTAAGGTGGATTTATACGGGTCGCCGTGGGTGGAGAGACAATGTCGTTGCCCGGACGGCCGTACCTGTCCTAGCAGCTTAGACGGAGATGACGGGCACACGATAGTGGACAAAACACGGCAGTATAAGCTCTGCGAACCAGTGAAACGTCTTCCCATCTGTCGTTACTTCAA GGACGTCACGTGGACTCTAGCTCCCGGAGGGGGCCCGGCGAAtgcgacgccgacgccgacgccgacacCGACGATCCAGCGAGTTTACTGTCGATGTCGACCAGGCAGCGTACCCTACCTAGTTCGAAGACAACCTCACAGACCTTCCGAAGGAAATCCAAGATTTATTTATGCTTTCGCGTGTTCTCCGCAAAGC AGGCTACGCTGTCAGCACAAGGAACCCTGTCGACTGTTCACCGTACGAAAGAGACAAAGCTCGCAGCTCGAAGAGGTGAACGCATCACCTCTCTGCCAGTGTCCGAAAGGCCATCGGTGTCCTAGGCGACACACGGATCCGGGTTCCTTTCCGGCAACATCCTATTCCGGTCTCTTCCAGATTAAGACTTACAGTGGATATTGCCTGCCCTCGCAACCGTATCATTTCGAAGCGGTTTACACTCTATGA
- the LOC143366951 gene encoding mitochondrial outer membrane protein SLC25A46: MAGLENYERVYRGKSTKSWESENNLSVYHGREVIRPLDVPVMHPLAEDSPPAEDITVKRYIGATCGLASLITETLLVHPFVVLRRQCQVNPGSNKYHIVPVTLVPVIIRLHQTQGINTLWKGIGSVLLVKGMMLAIEDFLSKVTPWPKEITCNSSLKAFGQHVLLKCVSIGLTTPFYSASLVETVQSEIASESPGILDVFRDGAIRLVEVSNKGRLIPIYSLLPPTIACGVTKYLFTLTVHGVTNRIMQIRQKQSQESRGAYSRDLLSEEVVLDIELQSVLISTFMAEVLFYPWETVIHRLHLQGTRTIIDNLDTGRSVTPLLTGYSGAIDCYDTILSTEGPLGLYKGFGALLLQFTMDVVIVRVMKWIVTELGKVLKPKPKSARKQPNWNYNEL; encoded by the exons ATGGCGGGATTAGAAAATTACGAGAGAGTATATCGGGGAAAGTCTACTAAATCGTGGGAGAGTGAAAATAACTTGTCCGTATACCATGGACGAGAGGTTATACGTCCTTTGGACGTTCCTGTTATGCATCCTCTAGCCGAAGATAGTCCTCCTGCCGAGG ATATTACCGTAAAGAGATACATAGGTGCAACCTGTGGCCTAGCAAGCTTGATTACAGAAACATTATTAGTTCACCCGTTTGTTGTTTTAAGAAGACAATGCCAAGTGAATCCTGGATCGAACAAGTATCACATAGTACCAGTTACTTTGGTACCTGTGATCATACGTCTTCACCAAACTCAAGGAATAAATACCCTGTGGAAAGGCATTGGGTCCGTGTTACTTGTCAAAGGAATGATGTTAGCTATCGAAGATTTTCTTTCTAAAGTTACACCATGGCCAAA GGAAATAACATGTAATAGTTCGTTAAAAGCGTTTGGTCAGCATGTTCTACTTAAATG TGTTTCCATAGGACTAACAACGCCGTTTTACTCGGCATCGTTAGTTGAAACAGTACAATCTGAGATCGCATCCGAAAGCCCTGGGATATTGGATGTCTTTCGAGATGGCGCGATTCGTTTGGTCGAAGTGAGCAACAAGGGAAGATTAATTCCCATATATTCTCTTTTGCCGCCAACTATCGCTTGCGGAGTGACCAAATATCTTTTTACATTGACCGTTCACGGAGTTACCAATCGTATTATGCAGATTAGACAGAAACAGTCTCAAGAGTCAAGG GGTGCGTATAGCAGAGACTTGTTGTCCGAGGAGGTTGTGCTGGATATAGAGCTACAGTCGGTATTGATTTCTACATTTATGGCAGAAGTATTGTTTTACCCTTGGGAGACGGTGATTCATAGACTTCACCTCCAGGGTACGCGTACTATTATCGACAATTTGGACACTGGACGCAGCGTAACGCCGCTGTTAACAGGATACAGCGGAGCAATCGATTGCTACGATACGATACTTTCTACGGAAGGTCCGCTTGGTTTGTACAAAGGATTCGGCGCTCTCCTATTGCAATTTACCATGGATGTCGTAATAGTACGAGTAATGAAGTGGATTGTGACAGAGTTGGGAAAAGTGCTAAAGCCGAAACCAAAGTCGGCGCGAAAACAGCCAAATTGGAATTATAACGAATTATAA
- the Clpx gene encoding caseinolytic protease chaperone subunit isoform X2: MSCVRCCLINAGRIASSSHVANHVHKIARVAVTRSLTIGSTLGKAPTEPTPPGKDTSSGVSPIGGGGGGGKKNTLTCPKCGDPCTHVETFVSSTRFVKCEKCHHFFVVLSEIDSKRSLKEALRPDDTKQGFYRKPPPPPKKIFEYLNKHVVGQEYAKKVLSVAVYNHYKRIYNNLPMQNSMQGSTNAAGTQDMNHPFTHRDLLHISTIGNSLGVGFQQFPTGNEQKSTGNQSVPGSDILDSKQHQLKLEKSNILLLGPTGSGKTLLAQTIAQCLDVPFAICDCTTLTQAGYVGEDIESVIAKLLQDANYVVDRAQMGIVFLDEVDKIGAVPGIHQLRDVGGEGVQQGMLKMLEGTIVNVPERNSSRKLRGDTLQVDTTNILFVASGAYNGLDRLISRRKTEKYLGFGATPSSESPGRRAASLADVANMSPSTEKDNKEKDLMLQQVEARDLIDFGMIPEFVGRFPVLVPFHTLDKDMLVRILTEPQNAMVPQYQMLFSMDKVELTFTAEALHAIATLAMEKKTGARGLRAIMESLLLEPMFEVPGSDVMSVHVTEGCVRGQDKPQYIRRGDATEDELQAQHIHN, translated from the exons ATGAGTTGCGTTCGATGCTGTTTAATTAACGCTGGCCGTATAGCATCTTCCAGTCACGTAGCTAATCATG TTCACAAAATTGCAAGAGTAGCAGTGACTAGGTCACTGACGATTGGTAGTACTTTGGGGAAAGCACCCACAGAACCCACCCCACCTGGCAAAGATACTAGTAGCGGAGTGTCACCTATCGGtggcggcggaggaggaggaaagaaaaataCCCTTACCTGCCCAAAGTGCGGGGATCCTTGTACACATGTAGAAACCTTTGTGT CATCAACAAGGTTCGTAAAGTGCGAAAAATGCCATCATTTCTTCGTTGTTCTGTCAGAGATAGATTCAAAGAGAAGCCTCAAAGAAGCTTTGAGGCCAGACGACACTAAACAAGGATTTTATAGAaagccaccgccgccgccgaagaag atttttgaaTATCTAAATAAACATGTGGTGGGGCAAGAGTACGCTAAAAAGGTTTTGAGTGTCGCTGTCTATAATCACTACAAACGAATTTATAATAACTTGCCAATGCAAAATTCCATGCAAGGATCTACTAACGCAGCTGGTACACAAGATATGAATCATCCCTTCACTCACAGAG ATCTGTTACACATTTCGACAATTGGAAATTCACTTGGTGTTGGATTTCAACAATTCCCTACCGGAAACGAGCAGAAATCTACTGGCAACCAATCGGTTCCTGGATCCGATATTCTGGATAGTAAGCAGCATCAgttgaaattagagaaaagtaaCATTTTATTGCTTGGCCCAACTGGCAGTGGGAAGACACTACTCGCGCAGACAATAGCTCAATGCTTGGACGTGCCTTTCGCGATTTGCGACTGCACCACTTTGACGCAAGCTGGATACGTTGGCGAAGATATAGAGAGCGTTATCGCAAAGCTCCTTCAGGATGCCAATTATGTGGTGGATAGAGCGCAGATGGGTATCGTGTTCTTGGATGAGGTGGACAAAATCGGAGCCGTTCCTGGCATACATCAATTGCGCGACGTCGGCGGAGAAGGTGTCCAGCAAGGGATGCTAAAAATGTTGGAGGGTACGATCGTGAACGTGCCCGAGAGAAATAGCTCAAGGAAATTGCGCGGGGACACTTTGCAAGTCGATACTACAAATATTCTATTCGTTGCTTCCGGCGCTTACAATGGATTAGATCGATTAATATCGCGGCGTAAAACCGAGAAATACCTCGGATTTGGCGCAACACCTTCCTCCGAGAGTCCAGGAAGAAGAGCCGCGAGTCTAGCCGATGTAGCAAACATGTCGCCTTCCACGGAGAAggataataaagaaaaagacTTGATGCTGCAGCAGGTCGAAGCAAGAGACTTGATTGATTTCGGTATGATTCCTGAGTTTGTCGGCAGATTTCCCGTTCTTGTACCCTTTCACACCCTCGATAAAGATATGTTGGTCAGAATACTGACCGAACCCCAAAACGCCATGGTGCCTCAATATCAGATGCTATTTTCCATGGACAAG GTCGAATTAACGTTCACCGCAGAGGCTTTACACGCGATAGCGACACTAGCGATGGAAAAGAAAACGGGCGCGAGAGGACTCCGAGCGATCATGGAATCGTTACTCTTGGAACCTATGTTTGAAGTGCCGGGTAGCGATGTAATGTCAGTACATGTGACCGAAGGTTGCGTACGAGGACAGGATAAACCTCAGTACATCAGACGAGGCGATGCCACCGAGGACGAACTACAAGCTCAACATATACACAATTAA
- the Clpx gene encoding caseinolytic protease chaperone subunit isoform X3 yields the protein MSCVRCCLINAGRIASSSHVANHVHKIARVAVTRSLTIGSTLGKAPTEPTPPGKDTSSGVSPIGGGGGGGKKNTLTCPKCGDPCTHVETFVSSTRFVKCEKCHHFFVVLSEIDSKRSLKEALRPDDTKQGFYRKPPPPPKKIFEYLNKHVVGQEYAKKVLSVAVYNHYKRIYNNLPMQNSMQGSTNAADLLHISTIGNSLGVGFQQFPTGNEQKSTGNQSVPGSDILDSKQHQLKLEKSNILLLGPTGSGKTLLAQTIAQCLDVPFAICDCTTLTQAGYVGEDIESVIAKLLQDANYVVDRAQMGIVFLDEVDKIGAVPGIHQLRDVGGEGVQQGMLKMLEGTIVNVPERNSSRKLRGDTLQVDTTNILFVASGAYNGLDRLISRRKTEKYLGFGATPSSESPGRRAASLADVANMSPSTEKDNKEKDLMLQQVEARDLIDFGMIPEFVGRFPVLVPFHTLDKDMLVRILTEPQNAMVPQYQMLFSMDKVELTFTAEALHAIATLAMEKKTGARGLRAIMESLLLEPMFEVPGSDVMSVHVTEGCVRGQDKPQYIRRGDATEDELQAQHIHN from the exons ATGAGTTGCGTTCGATGCTGTTTAATTAACGCTGGCCGTATAGCATCTTCCAGTCACGTAGCTAATCATG TTCACAAAATTGCAAGAGTAGCAGTGACTAGGTCACTGACGATTGGTAGTACTTTGGGGAAAGCACCCACAGAACCCACCCCACCTGGCAAAGATACTAGTAGCGGAGTGTCACCTATCGGtggcggcggaggaggaggaaagaaaaataCCCTTACCTGCCCAAAGTGCGGGGATCCTTGTACACATGTAGAAACCTTTGTGT CATCAACAAGGTTCGTAAAGTGCGAAAAATGCCATCATTTCTTCGTTGTTCTGTCAGAGATAGATTCAAAGAGAAGCCTCAAAGAAGCTTTGAGGCCAGACGACACTAAACAAGGATTTTATAGAaagccaccgccgccgccgaagaag atttttgaaTATCTAAATAAACATGTGGTGGGGCAAGAGTACGCTAAAAAGGTTTTGAGTGTCGCTGTCTATAATCACTACAAACGAATTTATAATAACTTGCCAATGCAAAATTCCATGCAAGGATCTACTAACGCAGCTG ATCTGTTACACATTTCGACAATTGGAAATTCACTTGGTGTTGGATTTCAACAATTCCCTACCGGAAACGAGCAGAAATCTACTGGCAACCAATCGGTTCCTGGATCCGATATTCTGGATAGTAAGCAGCATCAgttgaaattagagaaaagtaaCATTTTATTGCTTGGCCCAACTGGCAGTGGGAAGACACTACTCGCGCAGACAATAGCTCAATGCTTGGACGTGCCTTTCGCGATTTGCGACTGCACCACTTTGACGCAAGCTGGATACGTTGGCGAAGATATAGAGAGCGTTATCGCAAAGCTCCTTCAGGATGCCAATTATGTGGTGGATAGAGCGCAGATGGGTATCGTGTTCTTGGATGAGGTGGACAAAATCGGAGCCGTTCCTGGCATACATCAATTGCGCGACGTCGGCGGAGAAGGTGTCCAGCAAGGGATGCTAAAAATGTTGGAGGGTACGATCGTGAACGTGCCCGAGAGAAATAGCTCAAGGAAATTGCGCGGGGACACTTTGCAAGTCGATACTACAAATATTCTATTCGTTGCTTCCGGCGCTTACAATGGATTAGATCGATTAATATCGCGGCGTAAAACCGAGAAATACCTCGGATTTGGCGCAACACCTTCCTCCGAGAGTCCAGGAAGAAGAGCCGCGAGTCTAGCCGATGTAGCAAACATGTCGCCTTCCACGGAGAAggataataaagaaaaagacTTGATGCTGCAGCAGGTCGAAGCAAGAGACTTGATTGATTTCGGTATGATTCCTGAGTTTGTCGGCAGATTTCCCGTTCTTGTACCCTTTCACACCCTCGATAAAGATATGTTGGTCAGAATACTGACCGAACCCCAAAACGCCATGGTGCCTCAATATCAGATGCTATTTTCCATGGACAAG GTCGAATTAACGTTCACCGCAGAGGCTTTACACGCGATAGCGACACTAGCGATGGAAAAGAAAACGGGCGCGAGAGGACTCCGAGCGATCATGGAATCGTTACTCTTGGAACCTATGTTTGAAGTGCCGGGTAGCGATGTAATGTCAGTACATGTGACCGAAGGTTGCGTACGAGGACAGGATAAACCTCAGTACATCAGACGAGGCGATGCCACCGAGGACGAACTACAAGCTCAACATATACACAATTAA
- the LOC143366950 gene encoding serum response factor-binding protein 1 isoform X1, translated as MALTIAGKDINNEIVLLRQCVRQARICTINKLVREAKRLRTNHGNEKQLEKNKHKADKLLREIFALKRIKADEISRFGIVGLENLQAMLQNSRSDDRTRAIVKVVRCNSLNARITELTEKFPGCQEYISSRSKKHSQKRKRNNRVVEFPTENLTQSVSDKDGRKIRERIGNTEDSNDGTSMGRPRRNMKIDGKYKEPSEEWPCLRLGEKKGDWKNCTNLWKISDTDNCVESDNAIKAISKEATVKRFTDILQEGNTEEIRGKRTARNSQQLSTETIGQETVRKVDDFFLNSHEVTPHLNNPISSEEREANSVPNVNNKALRVRSERGKFRSDEVVGKERRNNKRRKISIRDTSYDRNIIEPVNIVHSKRNDVSGNARATNALESEKLHPSWAARRKEQEIIKQGFQGKKIRFDES; from the exons ATGGCTTTAACCATAGCTGGAAAGGATATAAACAACGAG ATTGTCTTATTAAGACAGTGTGTCCGTCAGGCTCGCATTTGCACTATAAACAAACTGGTTAGAGAAGCGAAACGACTACGTACCAATCATGGTAATGAAAAACAGTTGGAGAAAAATAAGCACAAGGCGGATAAACTTCTGAGGGAGATATTCGCATTGAAACGTATTAAAGCTGATGAAATATCAAGATTTGGAATCGTTGGCTTAGAAAATCTACAAGCCATGTTACAGAATTCGCGTTCGGACGATAGAACCAGAGCTATTGTCAAAGTCGTTCGCTGTAACTCTTTAAATGCAAGGATAACGGAGTTGACGGAAAAGTTTCCGGGTTGCCAGGAATACATTTCTTCGAGGAGCAAGAAACATTcgcagaaaagaaaaagaaacaatcgCGTCGTTGAATTCCCTACAGAAAATTTGACCCAATCGGTGAGCGATAAGGATGGTAGAAAAATCAGAGAACGTATAGGAAATACGGAAGATTCCAATGATGGTACATCTATGGGTCGACCTCGACGTAATATGAAAATAGATGGGAAATATAAAGAGCCATCCGAGGAATGGCCATGTCTGCGATTAGGTGAAAAGAAAGGAGATTGGAAAAACTGTACGAATTTGTGGAAAATTTCTGATACGGATAATTGTGTGGAATCCGACAATGCTATCAAAGCTATCAGTAAAGAAGCCACGGTTAAAAGATTCACAGACATTTTGCAGGAAGGGAATACAGAGGAGATACGTGGTAAGCGTACAGCCCGTAATAGCCAACAGTTGTCGACAGAGACGATAGGTCAGGAAACTGTAAGAAAGGTAGATGACTTTTTCTTAAACTCACACGAGGTTACACCGCACTTGAATAATCCAATATCTTCTGAAGAAAGAGAAGCAAATAGCGTGCCCAATGTTAACAATAAGGCATTACGGGTAAGAAGCGAAAGAGGTAAATTTCGCAGTGATGAAGTAGTAGGTAAGGAAAGAAGAAATAACAAAAGACGAAAAATCAGTATTAGAGATACTTCTTACGATCGGAATATTATAGAGCCTGTAAATATTGTGCATTCGAAACGAAACGATGTATCGGGAAATGCAAGGGCTACCAATGCTTTAGAAAGTGAGAAACTACATCCTTCATGGGCAGCACGAAGAAAAGAACAAGAGATTATAAAACAAGGTTTTCAAGGGAAGAAGATTCGATTCGACGAGAgttga